The following proteins come from a genomic window of Corallococcus sp. NCRR:
- the gltJ gene encoding adventurous gliding motility protein GltJ — MRFVCDSCRAQYMISDDKVGPKGVKLRCKKCGHTILVRPAGASAAKEGGAEASASTETKSSADANAPRIVESSGTGLPATLGTPPEGGLFTDVEEDEIGAVFDQVLSTGSQKLKAAEAEAEAKAAKAEAVRKLAEAESAEPTAEEKAATASHEWYVAIDEKQVGPWTVEKVKDAWDRGEVGPDNLCWRSGFSDWIPLSETAELASVLAPRPAKPVIVAPAPVSTSSPTIPAGPVESAFSAGASRPGAGGNSAVAEEPVGWKPSAASVLASLVKEENDALSKPPPRPAPSLEREPLSQSRLLDVPVPPPEPVSSPAMPGAMMAAAPGMAAPQPYAPPQPQGYAPQPPVQQQYAPQPQGYAPQQPQMPYGQQPQGYPPPGYPAAYPPPAAAPTGGKGRTGMMVAVTAGVLVMAGAAVVFVARGNSSERPAEQPTQVAAAPTPKAEMPPMPPPPAAVQTPPPAAVQPAAAPTAPAGTPAEGTAATAAAGTPAAAGATPPAATPTVATAPAATPTPPPAAEVKPASATQPNMGTAVARVDPRNHRKSGSSGSRGSSRDDDEGDAITVSKPSSSSSSSSSNSGGGDDDFDELFGTKKPAAAKPASKPTATAYIPPEPGGGTLDRLQQSDIMQVVLNNKPAIVKCVNEQKQKDPSLSGKLVMRWTVQTSGKTSNVSCRTDEFRSSYMATCITGLIKSWSFPKHQKQGEPIDFPFTF; from the coding sequence ATGCGTTTCGTCTGCGACAGCTGCCGCGCGCAGTACATGATCAGCGACGACAAGGTTGGCCCCAAGGGGGTCAAGCTTCGTTGCAAGAAGTGCGGTCACACCATCCTGGTGAGGCCCGCCGGTGCATCGGCGGCGAAGGAGGGCGGGGCGGAGGCCTCCGCGTCCACCGAGACCAAGAGCAGCGCGGATGCGAACGCGCCACGCATCGTGGAGTCGTCCGGCACGGGGCTGCCCGCCACGCTGGGCACGCCGCCGGAAGGGGGCCTCTTCACGGACGTGGAAGAGGATGAAATCGGCGCGGTCTTCGACCAGGTCCTGAGCACGGGGTCGCAGAAGCTCAAGGCCGCGGAGGCGGAGGCGGAGGCCAAGGCCGCGAAGGCGGAGGCCGTGCGCAAGCTCGCCGAGGCCGAATCCGCCGAGCCGACCGCGGAGGAGAAGGCCGCCACCGCGTCGCACGAGTGGTACGTCGCCATCGACGAGAAGCAGGTGGGCCCCTGGACGGTGGAGAAGGTGAAGGACGCCTGGGACCGGGGCGAGGTGGGCCCGGACAACCTCTGTTGGCGTTCGGGCTTCAGCGACTGGATTCCCCTGTCGGAGACGGCGGAGCTGGCGTCGGTGCTGGCGCCGCGCCCGGCCAAGCCGGTCATCGTCGCGCCCGCGCCGGTGTCCACGTCGTCGCCCACGATTCCCGCCGGTCCGGTGGAGTCCGCCTTCAGCGCGGGCGCGTCCCGTCCGGGCGCGGGTGGCAACTCGGCCGTCGCCGAGGAGCCGGTGGGCTGGAAGCCTTCGGCCGCGAGCGTGCTGGCCTCGCTGGTGAAGGAGGAGAACGACGCCCTCAGCAAGCCGCCGCCGCGTCCGGCGCCGTCGTTGGAGCGCGAGCCTTTGTCGCAGTCGCGCCTCCTGGACGTGCCGGTGCCGCCGCCGGAGCCGGTGTCCTCTCCGGCGATGCCCGGAGCCATGATGGCCGCCGCGCCGGGCATGGCCGCGCCCCAGCCCTACGCGCCGCCGCAGCCGCAGGGATACGCGCCGCAGCCGCCGGTGCAGCAGCAGTACGCGCCTCAGCCGCAGGGCTATGCGCCGCAGCAGCCCCAGATGCCGTACGGGCAGCAGCCGCAGGGCTATCCGCCTCCGGGCTATCCGGCGGCCTATCCTCCGCCCGCGGCGGCACCCACGGGCGGCAAGGGCCGCACGGGGATGATGGTCGCGGTGACGGCGGGCGTGCTGGTGATGGCGGGCGCCGCGGTCGTCTTCGTCGCGCGCGGCAATTCGTCCGAGCGTCCCGCGGAGCAGCCGACCCAGGTTGCCGCCGCGCCTACCCCCAAGGCGGAGATGCCGCCCATGCCGCCGCCTCCCGCGGCGGTGCAGACGCCTCCTCCGGCGGCGGTGCAGCCCGCGGCGGCGCCGACCGCGCCTGCCGGAACGCCCGCGGAAGGCACCGCGGCGACCGCTGCCGCGGGGACGCCTGCCGCGGCGGGGGCAACGCCTCCTGCCGCCACGCCCACCGTGGCCACGGCTCCGGCCGCCACGCCGACGCCGCCTCCCGCGGCGGAGGTGAAGCCTGCCTCCGCGACCCAGCCCAACATGGGGACGGCGGTGGCGCGCGTGGATCCGCGCAACCATCGCAAGTCGGGGTCCAGCGGGAGCCGAGGCTCCTCGCGGGATGACGACGAGGGCGATGCCATCACCGTGTCGAAGCCTTCCTCTTCTTCATCGTCTTCGTCGTCGAACTCCGGTGGCGGGGATGACGACTTCGACGAGCTGTTCGGCACGAAGAAGCCGGCGGCCGCGAAGCCCGCGAGCAAGCCGACGGCGACGGCGTACATCCCGCCCGAGCCGGGCGGCGGCACGCTGGATCGCCTGCAGCAGTCGGACATCATGCAGGTGGTGCTGAACAACAAGCCGGCCATCGTGAAGTGCGTGAACGAGCAGAAGCAGAAGGACCCTTCGCTCAGCGGCAAGCTGGTGATGCGCTGGACGGTCCAGACGAGCGGCAAGACGAGCAACGTGTCGTGCCGCACGGATGAGTTCCGCTCGAGCTACATGGCCACGTGCATCACGGGGCTCATCAAGAGCTGGTCGTTCCCGAAGCACCAGAAGCAGGGCGAGCCCATCGACTTCCCGTTCACGTTCTGA
- a CDS encoding toxin-antitoxin system YwqK family antitoxin → MILKQVPHLLVASVLAWSATSFAADVKLSCPAGTVERTRSSPNGAAYCVKTNQKVREPVLHGAYVDYWANGQKQSEGQYQDGFRTGRWTFWDANGVKTGETEFVAGDYHGTRVQYFANGKPKMIEEYRKGLRSGSVQELNENGQLVRQSQFHDGHEVASR, encoded by the coding sequence ATGATTCTCAAGCAGGTTCCCCATCTCCTCGTTGCGTCCGTGCTGGCGTGGTCCGCCACGAGCTTCGCCGCAGACGTGAAGCTTTCCTGCCCTGCTGGTACCGTCGAGCGCACTAGGTCATCGCCGAACGGTGCGGCCTACTGTGTCAAGACTAACCAGAAGGTTCGCGAGCCGGTGCTTCACGGTGCCTACGTGGACTATTGGGCGAACGGTCAGAAGCAGTCAGAAGGACAGTACCAGGACGGTTTCCGGACCGGACGCTGGACCTTCTGGGATGCCAACGGTGTGAAGACCGGGGAGACCGAGTTCGTCGCAGGCGACTATCACGGGACCCGTGTGCAGTACTTCGCCAACGGCAAGCCGAAGATGATCGAGGAGTATCGTAAAGGGCTCCGGAGCGGCTCGGTGCAGGAACTGAACGAGAATGGGCAATTGGTTCGCCAGAGCCAGTTCCACGACGGACACGAAGTCGCTTCGCGGTAG
- a CDS encoding TIGR04552 family protein: protein MKAPSLAPVLPSIPVRTVDQMGLRELERIRLILRGGSVIDWRRMHFQTREEVDRFLRLCQLDVSRPYDDAWGRTVLADAVEYLRKTFDYRVAEAVAEPEELHDLFLFASGAKGLARYRRIACIVLKVMHVIQHIEGRDLLFRLAASEAELAEMVTEKVLGVAREMKEMGLPIVEFAHSIKTRDSLVTKLIAKKETVAAQVYDRTRFRVITRKREDLLPVLYFLTQRLFPFNFVVPGQTENTLLPFKGLLEENPHFEQFIPQLHLDRDFEDREDRTGNAFSGDSYRVLNFVVDLPLRMDPYLPPPESDTRPRKGRVTFSLVEFQIADEETARRNELGDNAHESYKRRQKRRVLNRLSRGLVVPKRQG from the coding sequence GTGAAGGCCCCATCCCTCGCCCCAGTCCTACCCTCCATTCCCGTTCGCACCGTCGACCAGATGGGGCTGCGAGAGCTTGAACGCATCCGGCTTATCTTGCGGGGTGGGTCCGTCATCGACTGGCGACGGATGCACTTCCAGACGCGGGAAGAAGTGGATCGCTTCCTGCGCCTGTGCCAACTCGACGTGTCCCGCCCCTACGACGATGCATGGGGGCGGACGGTCCTGGCGGATGCCGTGGAGTATCTTCGGAAGACATTCGACTACAGGGTCGCGGAGGCCGTCGCGGAGCCAGAAGAGCTCCACGATCTGTTCCTCTTCGCGTCAGGAGCGAAGGGGCTGGCCCGCTACCGGCGCATCGCCTGCATCGTGCTGAAGGTCATGCACGTCATCCAGCACATCGAGGGTCGGGACCTGCTCTTCCGCTTGGCCGCCTCCGAAGCCGAACTCGCGGAGATGGTCACGGAGAAGGTGCTGGGGGTGGCCCGTGAGATGAAGGAGATGGGCTTGCCCATCGTGGAGTTCGCCCACTCCATCAAGACGCGGGACTCCCTGGTGACGAAGCTGATCGCGAAGAAGGAGACCGTGGCGGCGCAGGTGTATGACCGCACGCGGTTTCGCGTCATTACCCGCAAACGGGAGGACTTGTTACCGGTCCTCTACTTCCTGACGCAGCGGCTGTTCCCCTTTAACTTTGTTGTCCCGGGGCAGACGGAGAACACGTTGCTGCCGTTCAAGGGGCTCCTGGAGGAGAACCCTCACTTCGAGCAGTTCATCCCTCAGCTTCACCTGGACCGGGACTTCGAGGACCGCGAGGACCGGACGGGGAACGCCTTCTCCGGCGATTCCTACCGGGTCCTCAACTTCGTCGTGGACCTCCCCCTGCGGATGGATCCCTACCTCCCGCCGCCTGAGAGTGATACCCGCCCCCGAAAAGGGCGGGTCACCTTCTCACTCGTTGAGTTCCAGATCGCGGACGAAGAAACCGCTCGGCGTAACGAACTCGGTGACAACGCCCATGAGAGCTACAAGCGAAGGCAGAAGCGCCGTGTCCTCAACCGCTTGAGCCGGGGACTCGTTGTTCCCAAGCGTCAAGGGTGA
- a CDS encoding Ig-like domain-containing protein has translation MPNLKHLLLLSCIGLSPACIDVPPLEDPPKEDPRTDPDADFTITATPAQEQVLPGGTLDCDVRLAWTDTVGGAVTWSLLSPPAGIELPSFTLAQGETRATLSIRVGAGTAPGAYTLTLQGKSGSVTKQATLTVTVGKPGDLVVNWVVPTPGKAYTRGPLLLQFTVEGGAADNVEILKGTTVLVKPTGSPYSFTWDTTQEAEGTYQLSIRATRGGAAFISAARTVIVDRTAPTVASYLPAKDAATVGVHDSIQVTFSEPMNPLSVTEAAVGLKTGTGDAIAKSVALSADGKTLTVTPLSALSAPSTVQVDLTAATSTLTDLAGNGVVSAPAWSFSVPTWLPLGGAMSAVGGATSTHEVDLKLDLENRPVIAWTETDGVARNVYVARWTGAEWIHLGGALNGLGAAGTDAGHPTLLINKSNHPIVSWHEASGDGEINSIFTRTWNGTTWEALPSIVLPFYAGSDYLGEPTLGLEESGTLSLYATYSNEGESRVRHYRLTGGASSWSLFTLPAPNRYVNAGDSTALISGTQAFAAYSIFNLDGAGDGTREIAVVENDGLPLGGQLLGTAAKTPALSIDGNGRPWVAWTESPFNQPSSDGQIYWARWEGTAWSLPTRISISSTGNVTPVMSMAKGVPHTLAWSGIVASERVIFTSRWISNQWQFVSTPLTASTGTSTPATSPSLALSPAGTPFISFVEEDSSSANVYTFRLND, from the coding sequence ATGCCCAACCTGAAACACCTGTTGCTGTTGAGCTGCATCGGCCTGAGCCCCGCATGCATCGACGTTCCCCCGCTGGAGGACCCGCCCAAGGAGGATCCGCGGACGGACCCCGACGCGGACTTCACCATCACGGCGACGCCCGCCCAGGAGCAGGTCCTCCCAGGGGGAACCCTGGACTGCGATGTCCGGCTCGCGTGGACGGACACCGTGGGAGGCGCCGTCACCTGGAGCCTCCTCTCCCCGCCCGCGGGCATCGAGCTCCCGTCGTTCACCCTGGCCCAGGGAGAAACGCGAGCGACCCTGAGCATCCGCGTGGGAGCGGGCACGGCGCCCGGCGCCTACACGCTGACGCTCCAGGGCAAGAGCGGCTCGGTCACGAAGCAGGCCACGCTGACGGTCACGGTCGGAAAGCCCGGGGACCTGGTGGTGAACTGGGTCGTGCCCACGCCCGGCAAGGCGTACACGCGAGGCCCCCTGCTCCTGCAGTTCACGGTGGAAGGAGGCGCGGCGGACAACGTGGAGATCCTGAAGGGCACCACCGTGCTCGTGAAGCCCACGGGGAGCCCGTACTCGTTCACCTGGGACACCACCCAGGAAGCCGAGGGCACCTACCAGCTGTCCATCCGCGCGACCCGCGGTGGAGCGGCCTTCATCAGCGCGGCACGGACGGTCATCGTGGACCGGACCGCGCCCACGGTGGCGTCCTACCTGCCGGCCAAGGACGCGGCCACTGTGGGGGTCCACGACTCCATCCAGGTCACGTTCAGTGAGCCCATGAACCCGCTCTCGGTGACGGAGGCGGCGGTGGGGCTCAAGACGGGTACTGGGGATGCCATCGCGAAGTCCGTGGCGCTCTCCGCGGACGGGAAGACGCTGACAGTGACGCCGCTGAGTGCCCTGTCGGCGCCAAGCACCGTCCAGGTCGACCTCACTGCCGCCACGAGCACACTCACGGACCTCGCGGGGAATGGGGTGGTGAGTGCTCCAGCGTGGTCGTTCTCCGTACCAACGTGGCTGCCGTTGGGCGGCGCCATGAGTGCAGTCGGAGGTGCGACGTCCACCCATGAAGTCGACCTGAAACTCGACCTTGAAAATCGGCCCGTGATTGCCTGGACGGAAACCGATGGAGTCGCCCGGAATGTCTACGTGGCCCGATGGACCGGAGCCGAATGGATTCACCTTGGAGGCGCGCTGAATGGATTAGGCGCGGCAGGAACAGATGCCGGACATCCCACTCTCCTCATCAACAAATCAAACCATCCCATTGTCTCATGGCACGAAGCCTCCGGCGACGGCGAGATCAACAGTATTTTTACCCGAACATGGAATGGCACCACATGGGAGGCACTGCCCTCCATCGTCCTCCCATTCTATGCCGGCTCTGATTATCTTGGAGAGCCGACTCTCGGCCTTGAGGAATCAGGGACGCTAAGCCTTTATGCCACTTACAGCAATGAGGGCGAGTCCCGTGTCAGGCACTATCGGCTTACAGGAGGGGCCTCATCCTGGTCTCTTTTTACACTGCCGGCGCCCAACAGGTACGTCAACGCTGGAGATTCTACGGCTTTGATTTCAGGCACCCAGGCTTTCGCCGCCTACAGCATCTTCAACCTTGACGGCGCAGGTGATGGCACTCGAGAAATAGCCGTCGTCGAGAATGATGGGTTGCCTTTGGGCGGACAACTCTTGGGGACGGCGGCAAAGACACCGGCTTTGTCCATTGATGGCAACGGGCGCCCATGGGTTGCATGGACCGAGTCGCCCTTTAATCAACCCTCATCCGATGGACAGATCTACTGGGCCCGATGGGAAGGCACCGCGTGGAGTCTCCCAACACGCATCAGCATCTCCTCGACAGGCAACGTCACGCCAGTCATGAGCATGGCAAAGGGAGTTCCGCATACGCTCGCTTGGAGCGGGATTGTCGCATCGGAAAGAGTCATCTTCACCAGTCGATGGATTTCCAACCAATGGCAGTTCGTCAGCACGCCGCTTACCGCCTCGACCGGAACAAGCACTCCCGCCACATCACCATCACTGGCATTGAGCCCAGCCGGCACCCCGTTCATTTCCTTTGTCGAAGAGGACTCGTCGTCGGCAAACGTATACACGTTCCGGCTCAACGACTGA
- the ffh gene encoding signal recognition particle protein, translating into MLETVTKGFRAAKNRLAGKSELTPELVDESLRDIRVSLLEADVAFDVVKKFVARVREKAVGEVVQTSVTDAGGQKRKVSAMDHFIKICHDELEALMGPVDTSLHLKPKGQLSGIMMVGLQGSGKTTTTGKLASRLLAEGRKPLLVAADIYRPAAVDQLKVLGERLKVPVYHEPGVQPPELAKRGYAAAREQKCDVVLIDTAGRLAIDETLMTELESIKSNVQPDTILLVCDAMIGQDSVRTAAEFDRRLTLDGFILTKLDGDARGGAALSIKEVTGKPIKFLGMGESMDKLEEFRPEGLAGRILGFGDIVGLMKDFEKVVDEKKAEDDARKLLSGQFSMKDFVEQIRMVRKMGPLKDLLEKFPLFGDLTEHLNPDEKELTKIEAMYDSMTQKERLRPDIINASRINRISKGSGRKPEEVRELLQKFGMMQQVMGTIGQNPGLLGRIPGFKQLGQLGQMKNMDLGSMFGKDPKALEKAMSAMGGGMGGMPMQLPQIAPGYTPPMGQAAMAKARLMGYAPPSVSKPDDRDAIKERRKKEKENKKKNRKKK; encoded by the coding sequence ATGCTTGAGACCGTCACCAAGGGCTTCCGGGCCGCCAAGAACCGCCTCGCCGGCAAGAGCGAACTCACCCCCGAGCTGGTGGACGAGTCGCTGCGAGACATCCGCGTCTCCCTGCTGGAGGCCGACGTCGCCTTCGACGTGGTGAAGAAGTTCGTCGCCCGCGTCCGCGAGAAGGCCGTGGGCGAGGTGGTGCAGACGTCCGTCACGGACGCGGGGGGCCAGAAGCGCAAGGTCAGCGCGATGGACCACTTCATCAAGATCTGCCACGACGAGCTGGAGGCCCTGATGGGCCCGGTGGACACGAGCCTCCACCTGAAGCCCAAGGGCCAGCTGTCCGGCATCATGATGGTGGGCCTCCAGGGCTCCGGTAAGACGACGACCACGGGCAAGCTCGCCAGCCGGCTCCTCGCGGAGGGGCGCAAGCCCCTGCTGGTCGCGGCGGACATCTACCGCCCCGCCGCCGTGGATCAGCTCAAGGTCCTGGGCGAGCGCCTGAAGGTCCCCGTCTACCACGAGCCCGGCGTGCAGCCGCCCGAGCTGGCGAAGCGGGGCTACGCGGCCGCGCGCGAACAGAAGTGCGACGTGGTGCTCATCGACACGGCGGGCCGGCTCGCCATCGACGAGACGCTGATGACGGAGCTGGAGTCCATCAAGTCCAACGTGCAGCCGGACACCATCCTGCTCGTGTGCGACGCGATGATCGGCCAGGACTCGGTGCGCACCGCGGCCGAGTTCGACCGGCGCCTGACGCTGGACGGCTTCATCCTGACGAAGCTGGACGGTGACGCGCGCGGCGGCGCGGCGCTGTCCATCAAGGAGGTGACGGGCAAGCCCATCAAGTTCCTCGGCATGGGCGAGTCGATGGACAAGCTGGAGGAGTTCCGTCCGGAGGGCCTCGCGGGCCGCATCCTGGGCTTCGGCGACATCGTCGGCCTGATGAAGGACTTCGAGAAGGTCGTCGACGAGAAGAAGGCCGAGGACGACGCGCGCAAGCTGCTCTCCGGCCAGTTCTCGATGAAGGACTTCGTCGAGCAGATCCGCATGGTCCGCAAGATGGGCCCGCTGAAGGACCTGCTGGAGAAGTTCCCCCTCTTCGGCGACCTCACCGAGCACCTGAACCCGGACGAGAAGGAGCTCACCAAGATCGAGGCGATGTACGACTCGATGACGCAGAAGGAGCGCCTGCGTCCGGACATCATCAACGCCAGCCGCATCAACCGCATCTCCAAGGGCAGTGGCCGCAAGCCGGAGGAGGTGCGCGAGCTGCTGCAGAAGTTCGGGATGATGCAGCAGGTGATGGGCACCATCGGCCAGAACCCGGGCCTGCTGGGCCGCATCCCTGGCTTCAAGCAGCTGGGGCAGCTGGGCCAGATGAAGAACATGGACCTGGGCAGCATGTTCGGGAAGGACCCGAAGGCGCTGGAGAAGGCCATGTCCGCGATGGGTGGAGGCATGGGCGGCATGCCGATGCAGCTGCCGCAGATCGCCCCGGGCTACACGCCGCCCATGGGCCAGGCCGCCATGGCCAAGGCCCGTCTGATGGGCTACGCGCCCCCGTCCGTGAGCAAGCCGGACGACCGCGACGCCATCAAGGAGCGGCGCAAGAAGGAGAAGGAGAACAAGAAGAAGAACCGCAAGAAGAAGTAG